The Paraburkholderia hospita region CGCGATGCTCGACGAGCGCAGCCGTCTGCTCGCCACGCTCGAAACGCTGCTCGACGCCGTGAATCACGCATCGACCGAACAGCGCACGGCCGTCGATGCGCTCGTCTCGACATCGGCGGGACTGCTCGAGCGCGTCGGCACGCAGTTCAACGACAAGGTCGAAGCCGAAACCCGCAAGCTCGGCGACGTCGCCGCGCAGGTGGCGGGCAGCGCCGTCGAAGTGGCGAGCCTCGGCGAAGCGTTCGGCATGGGTGTGCGGCTGTTCGGCGAATCGAACGACAAGCTGATGGCTCACCTGCACCGTATCGAGGCGGCGCTCGACAAGTCGCTGCTGCGTAGCGACGAGCAGCTTGCGTACTACGTCGCGCAGGCGCGGGAAGTGATCGACCTCAGCATGCTGTCGCAGAAGCAGATCGTCGAAGACCTGCAACAGCTGGCGGGTCAGCGCGCATCTGCTGGAGCCGACGCGGCATGAACGACGATATCGACGGCGGCGTCGAGCCGACGACGCCCATCTGGGCCGCCTTCAGCGATCTGATGTCGGTGCTGCTGGGCGCGTTCGTGCTGATTCTGGTCGGTGTGATCGGCGTGCAGCTGGAACTGTCGGCGCGGCTCGACGATGCCGTCAAGCAGCGGCAGATGGAAGCGCAGCGCCGCAAGACGCTGGAGCAGGCGCTGGCAGGACCGCTTGCGGCCGGGCGCGTGACGCTGGTCAACGGGCGCATCGGCATCAGCGGCAACGTGCTGTTCGCGCTGAACTCCGACCAGTTGCAGCCGCAGGGGCGCGATCTGCTGAAGAGCCTGGCCGGGCCGTTGTCCGCGTATCTCCGCTCGCACGACGAAATCCTGATGGTCAGCGGCTTTGCCGACGATCAGCAGGTGCGGTCAAGCAACCGGCGCTTCGCGGACAACTGGGAGCTGTCGGCGCAGCGCGCGCTGACGGTGACGCGCTCGTTCATCGATGCGGGCATTCCCGCGTCGTCGGTGTTCGCGGCGGCGTTCGGCTCCGAGCAGCCGGTTAGCTCGAACGCGGATAGCGAAGGGCGGGCGAAGAACCGTCGCGTGGAAATTGCGGCGGTGCCGAGGCCCGCGTCATCGGGCGGCGGAAACCGTGAGTAGCGACGCAACCGCGCGCGCCAGCGACGCACAGACGACGCTCGACGCTTGGCGCGAGCAGGGCGACGACCGGCTCGATCCGCTGCGCTTTCATTTCATCGACGCGCTGGCGCGGCGGGCAGCCGCTCACGACGGCGAAGCGCGCCGCATTCTCGATGCGCGTCTATCTTCCTTGCTCGAAGCCTATGCTGGCGATCTCGCCAGCCGTGCGTCGACGGCACAAGCGCCTGAGAGCGCCGCTCCGCCGTGCAAGGCAACGCGCGGACCGCTCGCGGAACTGGTCGATTACATCGCGAGCCACCCGCAGGCAGGCGACGAGCGCGTCGCGCTCAACGCCGCCGTTCGCTCCGAATTGAAGGCGCTCGATTACTTCCGCGAAACCTGGTCCAAGGTCAGCGCCGAGAAACAGGTGCGTGTATCGCTCGAACAGGTGCCGGGCAATGCCGGGCCGCTCAATTCGAGCAGCCTCGTGCATCGGTCGCTGTCGCTGATGCGCGAGTTGTCGCCGGGGTATCTGCAGCAGTTCCTGGCCTACGTCGATGCGCTGTCGTGGATGGAGCAGATCACGGGCGGCGCGTTGCCCGTCAAGGATGCGCCACGCCCCGCGAGCGCGAAGAAGGGCGCGCGCGGCAAATCGCGCTAGGCATCTCTGTCGCGTCGCCGAACGGGCGCGTCAGGCCGTATCGGACTGCTTCTTGTACTGCGACGCGAGCTTGTCCTGCTGGTTCGGCGGAACAGGATCGTAATGGCTCAATTCGATGCTGTAGTTGCCGTGCCCGCCCGCGATCGCGTTCAGGCGCGACTGATAGTCGGCCAGTTCCGATAGCGGCACTTTCCCCGCCACGACCACAGCACGGCCGGCCAGATTGCGCGTGCCCTGTACCTGCGCGCGACGCGACGACAGATCGCCGATGATGTCGCCCATCGTCGTGTCGGGCGTCATCACCTCGATGTTCACGATCGGTTCGAGCAGGATCGGCTGCGCCTTGAGTATTGCGTCTATGAACGCCTTGCGGCCCGCCGTGACGAACGCGACTTCCTTCGAGTCGACAGGATGGCTCTTGCCGTCGAACACGGTGATACGCACGTCCTGCATCGGAAAGCCCGCAAGCGGGCCGTTCTCGATCACCTGCAAAATGCCCTTTTCGACGGCTGGCATGAACTGGCCCGGAATCGCGCCGCCCTTCACGGCATCGACGAATTCGTAGCCCGCGCCGCGCGGCAACGGCTCGACGCGCAGCATCACTTCGCCGAACTGACCTGCGCCGCCCGTCTGCTTCTTGTGGCGATGATGCCCTTCGGCCTTGCCGCCGATGGTCTCGCGGTACGCGATCTTCGGCGGCCGCGTGATGACGCCGAGCTTGTATTGATCGGCGAGCCGCTCCAGCATGTGCCGCAGATGCAATTCGCCCAGTCCGCGCACGACGGTCTCGTTGGTCCCGACGGGATGTTCGATTTTCAGGCAAGGGTCTTCCGCCGCGAGCTTTTGCAGGATTTCCCACAGACGCTGCTCGTTGCCGCGCCGCTCCGGCTCGATGGCGAGGCCGTAGATCGGTGTCGGGAACGCGAGCGGCGCGAGATGGATGTTGCCGTCTTCAGGCGCGTCGTGCAGCACGGCGTCGAATGAAATCTCGTCGACCTTCGCCGTCGCGCAGATATCGCCGGGTCCCGCCTGCGCGACCTCCTCGTGGTCCTTGCCCTGCAACAGCATCAGATGCGCGACGCGAAACGGCTGGCGCGCGTCGCCGATATAGAGCTGACCGTCGCGCCGCACCGTGCCCTGATGGATGCGGAACACGGCCATCTTGCCGATGTACGGGTCGATCACGATCTTGAACACATGTGCGAGCACATGTTTGTTGGGATCGGGCTCGGCCTGCACCGTCTCGCGCCGGCCATCGACATCGCGATAGAAGAGGGGCGGATTGCCTTCGAGCGGATTGGGCAATAGTTTCACGAACACATCGAGCAGTTCGCGGATGCCCGCGCCCGTCGCCGACGACGTGAAGCACACAGGCACCAGATGCCCTTCGCGCAGCGCGCGCTCGAACGGTTCGTGCAGTTGTTCCGGCTGGACCGCTTCGCCCTGTTCGAGATACAGCTCCATCAGCTTTGCATCAAGCTCGATTACCTGGTCGACGAGCGCGTTATGCGCGGATTCGACCGTCAGCAGATCGGATTCGCCGGACGGATTGAAGAAGCAGTCGACTACGGCGGTTGCGCCTTGCGCGGGCAGGTTGATAGGCAGACAGTCCTTGCCGAAAGTCTCCTGAATCTCTTCGAGCAGACCGGGCAGATTGACCTTGTCGCCATCGATGCCGTTCACGACGATGATCCGGCACAGCTTGCGCGCCTCGGCCCACGCCATCATGCGGCGCGTGGTCATTTCGATGCCAGTGCGCGCGTTGATGACGATCGCGGCTGTTTCGACGGCAGGCAAGGCGCTGATGGAAAGGCCGGAGAAGTCGGGGTAGCCGGGCGTGTCGGCGAGGTAGATGCGAGTGTTCTGGTAATGCAGGTGGGCGATCGCGGAGGAGAGCGAGTGGTGGTATTTGCGCTCCAGCGGATCGAAGTCGCAGACGGTCGAGCCTCGGTCGACGCTGCCTGCCGCATGGATCGCGCCGCCTTCTTTCAGCAGCGCCTCGATCAACGAGGTCTTGCCGCAACCGGCGTGGCCGACCAGCGCGATGGTACGGATGGCTTCGGGTGGGTAATCCATGGCCGTCCTCATTCTGCGACAGTTATTGGGCCATTATTGGTGAAAATGGCGCCGCCTGCCACAAGACACGCGCGAATTTGCGAATTCGGGTATGTTGCGGCGCGGTAGAAAACGGTCGCGCCTGTTTCTGATAAGGTGCTCCGATCTTCTAGACATTCATTGGATCCGCAACACATGACGCAACAACTCAGAATCGATTTTGTTTCCGATATCGCCTGCCCGTGGTGCGCGATCGGGCTTTCGTCGCTACAACTTGCGCTGTCGCGTCTCGACGATACGGTGAATGCCGAGATCGTCATGCATCCGTTCGAACTGAATCCGCAGATGGGGCCGGAAGGCGAGGCGATCGTCGATTATCTCGGCAAGAAATATGGCCGCACGCCGGCGCAGATCGAAGAGACGCAGGCGATGATCCGCGA contains the following coding sequences:
- a CDS encoding DUF2894 domain-containing protein, whose amino-acid sequence is MSSDATARASDAQTTLDAWREQGDDRLDPLRFHFIDALARRAAAHDGEARRILDARLSSLLEAYAGDLASRASTAQAPESAAPPCKATRGPLAELVDYIASHPQAGDERVALNAAVRSELKALDYFRETWSKVSAEKQVRVSLEQVPGNAGPLNSSSLVHRSLSLMRELSPGYLQQFLAYVDALSWMEQITGGALPVKDAPRPASAKKGARGKSR
- the fusA gene encoding elongation factor G, coding for MDYPPEAIRTIALVGHAGCGKTSLIEALLKEGGAIHAAGSVDRGSTVCDFDPLERKYHHSLSSAIAHLHYQNTRIYLADTPGYPDFSGLSISALPAVETAAIVINARTGIEMTTRRMMAWAEARKLCRIIVVNGIDGDKVNLPGLLEEIQETFGKDCLPINLPAQGATAVVDCFFNPSGESDLLTVESAHNALVDQVIELDAKLMELYLEQGEAVQPEQLHEPFERALREGHLVPVCFTSSATGAGIRELLDVFVKLLPNPLEGNPPLFYRDVDGRRETVQAEPDPNKHVLAHVFKIVIDPYIGKMAVFRIHQGTVRRDGQLYIGDARQPFRVAHLMLLQGKDHEEVAQAGPGDICATAKVDEISFDAVLHDAPEDGNIHLAPLAFPTPIYGLAIEPERRGNEQRLWEILQKLAAEDPCLKIEHPVGTNETVVRGLGELHLRHMLERLADQYKLGVITRPPKIAYRETIGGKAEGHHRHKKQTGGAGQFGEVMLRVEPLPRGAGYEFVDAVKGGAIPGQFMPAVEKGILQVIENGPLAGFPMQDVRITVFDGKSHPVDSKEVAFVTAGRKAFIDAILKAQPILLEPIVNIEVMTPDTTMGDIIGDLSSRRAQVQGTRNLAGRAVVVAGKVPLSELADYQSRLNAIAGGHGNYSIELSHYDPVPPNQQDKLASQYKKQSDTA
- a CDS encoding OmpA family protein — its product is MNDDIDGGVEPTTPIWAAFSDLMSVLLGAFVLILVGVIGVQLELSARLDDAVKQRQMEAQRRKTLEQALAGPLAAGRVTLVNGRIGISGNVLFALNSDQLQPQGRDLLKSLAGPLSAYLRSHDEILMVSGFADDQQVRSSNRRFADNWELSAQRALTVTRSFIDAGIPASSVFAAAFGSEQPVSSNADSEGRAKNRRVEIAAVPRPASSGGGNRE